In the genome of Dryobates pubescens isolate bDryPub1 chromosome 18, bDryPub1.pri, whole genome shotgun sequence, one region contains:
- the LOC104307221 gene encoding regulator of cell cycle RGCC — MADELGELLREFEEVMEDFERGPACQYEQHLQELKKKAGHSVYDSGIDELESTSTSPGSSLNSSEEDLNTPANTYPTKAKLGDTQELEEFIADLDKALEEM, encoded by the exons ATGGCTGATGAGCTTGGTGAGCTGCTGCGAGAGTttgaggaggtgatggaggacTTTGAGAGGGGCCCTGCCTGTCAGTAtgagcagcacctgcaggagctgaagaagaAAGCAGGGCACAGTGTCTACGACAGTGGCATCGACGAGCTGGAGA GTaccagcacatccccaggcagcagtCTCAACTCCAGTGAGGAGGACCTCAACACCCCTGCCAACACCTACCCCACCAAAG CCAAGCTTGGAGACacgcaggagctggaggagttcATTGCAGACCTGGATAAAGCCCTGGAGG AGATGTGA